Proteins from one Salinispora arenicola genomic window:
- a CDS encoding cytochrome P450 encodes MPTLLNEHVSYDGAAIAIVDSDGATSWIRLAERVNRWVHLLRAHGLDTGDRLACVTGNRRETFEVLLAALHTGVTVVPVNWHLTVTEIGHILSDSGSRVVITEELHVKAVAAAADGTAGPVAGLVLGDREVEGFAAVEPLLAAASPAEPEGQVCGATMLYTSGTTGRPKGVVNNLFVTGAPYARVGRLCDYARSVLGVPRRERMLLDGPWYHSSQLFFALLSLLQGSRLVIRPYFDPAATLKTIDDHRITVTHLVPTQLVRLLRVDALTRQMFSGASLRRVWHGGGPCPPEVKRSMIDWWGPVLVEYYGATEGGVVTLIDSAEWLARPGSVGRAVPPSEVVVVDDGGQPVAAGQTGQVFFRRRTGNRFHYHNAPEKTQAAYLAPDTFTYGEVGHVDEDGYLFLTGRAQDMIVSGGVNVYPAEVEAALLRHPVVRDAAVIGVADDEFGERVVGIVVPETAVDPDDLTTHLDAHCRVSLAGFKVPRTYRVVESLPRDETGKLRKDALRSKFGWLSGAAMTVPRPATGQPTAHRPDIAHPTTYVSGVPHDEFARRRRDEPVGWVAEPVLTRHTAAGRTATRGSGFWAVTRYEDVVAASRRVTDFSSAAKGAFLTDPRTPADLQQARQLLVNMDDPHHARLRKLVTSVFTPRAVRGLLASIDAHAAALVAKVVAAGEFDVVTDLAAELPLLVLADLLGVPKQDRALLYGWSNHLVGFDDPDFGGGDIDAYRTAMAEAFQYALNLGVERRARPTDDLVSLLANAEVDGTRLTDREFCNFWLLLVVAGNETTRHLVAGTMQALTEHPGECARLVEGRVPMESAVEELLRWVTPIMQFRRTATRDTEIGGQAVTAGEKVVLYYTSANRDATVFAEPDRLDLGRTPNRQLSFGIGPHYCLGAHLARAELTALLRVMSPHLGSLQLTGPVSRLASNFVNGVKAMPAVIGSR; translated from the coding sequence GTGCCGACCCTACTGAACGAGCACGTCAGCTACGACGGGGCGGCCATCGCGATCGTCGACTCCGACGGCGCGACGAGCTGGATCCGTCTCGCCGAGCGAGTCAACCGATGGGTGCACCTGTTGCGCGCACACGGACTGGACACCGGGGACCGGCTCGCCTGCGTGACAGGCAACCGCCGGGAGACCTTCGAGGTCCTGTTGGCGGCACTGCACACTGGGGTCACCGTGGTACCGGTCAACTGGCACCTCACCGTGACGGAGATCGGGCACATCCTGTCGGACTCGGGAAGCCGCGTCGTGATCACTGAGGAGTTGCACGTCAAGGCCGTGGCCGCGGCGGCGGACGGCACGGCCGGACCGGTGGCCGGGCTGGTGCTCGGCGACCGGGAGGTCGAGGGGTTCGCCGCCGTGGAGCCCCTGCTCGCCGCGGCGTCCCCGGCTGAACCTGAGGGGCAGGTCTGCGGCGCCACAATGCTCTATACGTCCGGCACCACGGGGCGGCCCAAGGGTGTGGTCAACAACCTGTTCGTCACGGGCGCGCCGTACGCGCGGGTGGGCCGATTGTGCGACTACGCGCGGTCGGTGCTGGGTGTGCCCCGCCGGGAGCGGATGCTGCTGGACGGGCCCTGGTACCACTCGTCGCAGCTGTTCTTCGCGTTGCTGTCCCTGCTCCAGGGCAGCCGGCTGGTCATCCGCCCCTACTTCGACCCGGCCGCGACGCTCAAGACTATCGACGACCACCGGATCACTGTCACGCACCTCGTGCCGACCCAGCTCGTCCGGCTGCTGCGCGTCGACGCGCTCACCCGGCAGATGTTCTCCGGTGCGAGCCTGCGTCGGGTGTGGCACGGCGGCGGACCGTGCCCGCCGGAGGTCAAACGGTCGATGATCGACTGGTGGGGACCTGTTCTCGTGGAGTATTACGGCGCCACCGAGGGCGGCGTGGTGACCCTGATCGACTCGGCCGAGTGGCTCGCCAGGCCGGGCAGTGTCGGGCGGGCCGTGCCACCCTCGGAGGTCGTCGTGGTCGATGATGGCGGACAGCCGGTGGCTGCCGGCCAGACCGGTCAGGTCTTCTTCCGCCGACGTACCGGCAACCGGTTTCACTACCACAACGCGCCGGAGAAGACCCAGGCGGCGTACCTTGCGCCGGACACCTTCACCTACGGCGAGGTGGGTCACGTCGACGAGGACGGCTATCTGTTCCTCACCGGACGGGCCCAGGACATGATCGTTTCTGGTGGGGTCAACGTCTATCCCGCCGAGGTCGAGGCCGCGCTGCTGCGTCACCCGGTGGTACGCGACGCGGCGGTGATCGGGGTTGCCGACGACGAGTTCGGGGAACGGGTCGTCGGTATCGTCGTGCCCGAGACCGCGGTCGACCCGGACGATCTCACGACCCACCTCGACGCCCACTGCCGCGTGTCGCTGGCGGGGTTCAAGGTTCCGCGGACGTATCGGGTGGTGGAGAGCCTGCCCCGCGACGAGACGGGCAAGCTGCGCAAGGACGCCCTGCGGAGCAAGTTCGGGTGGCTGTCGGGCGCCGCCATGACCGTGCCCCGACCCGCCACGGGCCAGCCCACGGCTCACCGTCCGGACATCGCCCATCCCACCACCTACGTGTCGGGGGTGCCGCACGACGAGTTCGCCCGGCGGCGCCGTGACGAGCCTGTCGGGTGGGTCGCGGAGCCGGTGCTGACGCGGCACACGGCTGCGGGGCGTACGGCAACCCGGGGCTCCGGGTTTTGGGCGGTGACCAGGTACGAGGACGTTGTCGCCGCGTCGCGGCGGGTCACCGACTTCTCGTCGGCGGCCAAGGGGGCCTTCCTGACCGATCCGCGTACCCCCGCCGACCTGCAACAGGCCCGGCAGCTTCTGGTCAACATGGACGATCCTCACCATGCCCGGCTGCGAAAGCTAGTGACATCCGTGTTCACTCCCCGTGCGGTGCGGGGACTGCTGGCGAGTATCGACGCGCACGCCGCGGCCTTGGTCGCCAAGGTGGTCGCGGCGGGGGAGTTCGACGTCGTGACCGACCTCGCCGCCGAGCTACCCCTGCTCGTCCTCGCCGATCTGCTTGGCGTGCCGAAGCAGGATCGCGCTCTGCTCTATGGGTGGAGCAACCACCTGGTCGGCTTCGACGATCCGGACTTCGGCGGTGGTGACATCGACGCCTATCGTACCGCGATGGCCGAGGCGTTCCAGTATGCCCTCAACCTCGGCGTCGAGCGACGGGCGCGTCCCACGGACGACCTGGTGAGTCTGCTGGCCAATGCCGAGGTTGACGGGACCCGGCTGACCGACCGTGAGTTCTGCAACTTCTGGCTGCTGCTCGTGGTGGCGGGCAACGAGACCACCCGACACCTGGTCGCCGGGACCATGCAGGCCCTGACCGAGCATCCGGGGGAGTGCGCCCGCTTGGTCGAGGGACGTGTCCCGATGGAGTCGGCGGTGGAGGAACTGTTGCGCTGGGTCACGCCCATCATGCAGTTCCGTCGTACCGCCACCCGGGACACCGAGATCGGCGGCCAGGCCGTGACCGCGGGCGAGAAGGTGGTCCTGTACTACACCTCGGCCAACCGAGACGCCACGGTCTTCGCCGAGCCGGACCGGCTGGATCTGGGGCGTACCCCCAACCGCCAACTGTCGTTCGGCATCGGCCCGCACTACTGCCTGGGCGCCCACCTGGCCCGTGCCGAACTCACGGCGTTATTGCGGGTGATGTCACCCCACTTGGGCTCGCTGCAGCTGACCGGGCCGGTGAGCCGCCTGGCGTCGAACTTCGTCAACGGGGTCAAAGCCATGCCGGCGGTGATCGGCTCCCGATGA
- a CDS encoding class II aldolase/adducin family protein has translation MTGGRPTRTVEEERTYRKQRLAASFRIFARLGFDEGAGGHITARDPGDPHQFWINPFTVPFARIRVSDLILVDADGHVLQGTGTVNPAGYAIHSAIHAARPDVVAAAHTHSVYGRAWAALGRQLDPLTQDACVFFEDHAVYEGFEGVVLDSVEGKRIAEVLGGGKAVVLRNHGLLTVGTTVQEAAWWFVTMDSCARVQLIAEAAGTPVPISSDIARATATVMGTPAMGRLNFRPMYADIVRAQPDLLD, from the coding sequence GTGACCGGCGGCCGGCCCACCCGCACCGTCGAGGAGGAGCGGACCTACCGCAAACAGCGGCTGGCCGCATCGTTCCGGATCTTCGCACGGTTGGGCTTCGACGAGGGGGCCGGTGGGCACATCACCGCCCGCGACCCGGGCGACCCCCACCAGTTCTGGATCAACCCGTTCACCGTCCCGTTCGCCCGGATCCGGGTCAGCGACCTGATCCTGGTTGACGCCGACGGCCACGTGCTGCAGGGAACGGGCACGGTGAACCCAGCCGGATACGCTATCCACTCGGCGATCCACGCCGCCCGGCCCGACGTCGTCGCGGCCGCGCACACGCACTCGGTGTACGGCCGAGCGTGGGCGGCGCTCGGCCGCCAGCTTGACCCACTTACCCAGGACGCGTGCGTCTTCTTCGAGGATCACGCGGTCTACGAGGGCTTCGAGGGGGTCGTGCTCGACTCGGTGGAGGGCAAGCGGATAGCCGAGGTGTTAGGCGGCGGCAAGGCGGTCGTCCTGCGCAACCACGGGCTGCTGACCGTCGGCACGACGGTGCAGGAGGCCGCTTGGTGGTTCGTCACGATGGACAGTTGTGCCCGGGTGCAGCTGATCGCCGAGGCGGCAGGCACTCCCGTGCCAATCAGTTCCGACATCGCGCGGGCCACCGCCACCGTGATGGGTACCCCTGCGATGGGCCGGCTCAACTTCCGTCCGATGTACGCCGACATCGTCCGCGCGCAGCCGGACCTGCTCGATTGA
- a CDS encoding 2-hydroxychromene-2-carboxylate isomerase, giving the protein MTRRPRLYFSFRSPYSWLTVRRLREMVPDLPAEFDCLPYWDPDEKTSAALAERGGEFHYQQMSRAKHLYMLMDTKRLAQNRGIDMAWPVDVDSWWELPHLGWLAARRVGREWDFYDAIVAARWGRGDDICTPEVVATAAAAAGLDPDRTVAAAADESIRAEAVGCLYQAYLDDVFGIPYLKWGRHRFWGLDRVDLFLDTWRMEGVKG; this is encoded by the coding sequence GTGACCCGTCGCCCGCGGTTGTACTTCTCGTTCCGCAGCCCGTACAGCTGGCTGACCGTACGTCGCCTCCGCGAGATGGTGCCGGACCTGCCTGCGGAGTTCGACTGCCTGCCGTACTGGGACCCGGACGAGAAGACGTCCGCGGCCCTGGCCGAGCGCGGCGGCGAGTTCCACTACCAGCAGATGAGTCGGGCCAAGCACCTCTACATGCTGATGGACACCAAACGCCTCGCCCAGAACCGGGGCATCGACATGGCCTGGCCGGTCGACGTCGACTCCTGGTGGGAACTTCCGCACCTCGGCTGGTTGGCCGCCCGCCGGGTGGGCCGGGAGTGGGACTTCTACGACGCGATCGTGGCGGCCCGCTGGGGACGGGGCGATGACATCTGTACTCCGGAGGTGGTCGCCACCGCCGCGGCCGCCGCCGGTCTCGACCCCGACCGGACCGTCGCCGCCGCGGCCGACGAGAGCATCCGCGCCGAGGCGGTGGGCTGCCTCTACCAGGCCTACCTCGATGACGTCTTCGGCATCCCGTACCTGAAGTGGGGCCGCCACCGGTTCTGGGGCCTGGATCGCGTGGACCTGTTCCTGGACACCTGGCGGATGGAAGGAGTGAAGGGATGA
- a CDS encoding thioesterase family protein, producing the protein MTLATVGSTVVSGRPSYEGANIRTWIGFKHFVYLVEQAVLQWLCERGAGARTLYHEHGLGFEVVDCSVQLPAVLELDDEVQARVVADSGRRLIVQLAVSRGGEQVTVLRGKVTVALVRERTAPIHVPAPPALAAYEVGDVAQASTVTRPDRRTLAPGQPPSEVLGTQPWEFLWSWRARYFHCHFSDRVQHSAYVRALEEVVDRFLADRGISVGRMLTERHWIPVVSRARIQLIAAAHMEETIHTVFTVQDILRGVMFDGRMDCYVRRDNLLVPVATAKILHGYAIAAGPGAGGVAELDDEVGRALTGGRP; encoded by the coding sequence ATGACGCTCGCCACGGTCGGCTCGACCGTTGTGTCCGGCCGTCCCTCGTACGAGGGCGCCAACATCCGTACCTGGATCGGCTTCAAGCACTTCGTCTACCTCGTCGAACAGGCGGTCCTGCAGTGGCTGTGTGAGCGAGGCGCCGGCGCCCGGACGCTTTACCACGAGCATGGTTTGGGCTTCGAAGTGGTCGACTGTTCGGTCCAACTGCCTGCGGTGCTGGAACTCGACGACGAGGTGCAGGCGCGGGTGGTCGCCGACAGCGGCCGCCGGCTCATCGTGCAACTGGCGGTGTCCCGCGGCGGCGAGCAGGTCACCGTCCTACGGGGCAAGGTGACCGTGGCACTGGTACGGGAACGAACCGCGCCGATCCATGTCCCCGCGCCGCCGGCGCTGGCCGCGTACGAGGTCGGTGACGTGGCGCAGGCCAGCACGGTCACCCGGCCTGACCGTCGTACCCTCGCCCCGGGACAGCCTCCGTCGGAGGTGTTGGGCACCCAGCCCTGGGAGTTCCTATGGTCCTGGCGGGCCCGCTACTTTCACTGCCACTTCTCCGACCGGGTCCAGCACTCGGCCTACGTCCGGGCTCTGGAAGAGGTGGTGGACCGGTTCCTCGCCGACCGCGGCATCTCGGTCGGGCGGATGCTGACCGAGCGGCATTGGATCCCGGTGGTTTCCCGCGCCCGGATCCAGCTGATCGCCGCGGCGCACATGGAGGAAACCATCCACACCGTCTTCACGGTGCAGGACATCCTACGTGGAGTGATGTTCGACGGCCGGATGGACTGCTACGTACGACGCGATAACCTGCTGGTGCCGGTGGCCACGGCCAAGATCCTGCACGGGTACGCGATCGCCGCCGGTCCCGGCGCCGGTGGTGTCGCCGAGCTGGACGACGAGGTCGGCAGGGCCCTGACCGGGGGGCGGCCGTGA
- a CDS encoding alpha/beta fold hydrolase, which translates to MENTEVSLHTLWPGTPDGPLVVFAHGLEDPWTTWRPLVAELDPTWRMVALDLPWRPGNDYRWGHRPAGDWLGDGLDQLGARSDVLITHSFGANAALTLLSARDPRPGPAVILVCPLYRQPQHSVTWEMFDQARATFMRHIREGLRARMGARADALDPAVLEAMGEAAIDRVGPAGFLTVFQQYIASAQLRLSNVTVRTFLLAGAADPTLSPVAARALAAEVPGMHLQVEEQFDHFCHVRQAGRVADSVTAFVAANGAFETTGREPR; encoded by the coding sequence ATGGAAAACACGGAGGTGTCACTGCACACCTTGTGGCCGGGTACGCCGGACGGCCCGCTCGTGGTCTTCGCGCACGGCCTCGAAGACCCCTGGACGACCTGGCGTCCCCTCGTCGCCGAGCTCGATCCGACCTGGCGAATGGTCGCGCTGGACCTGCCGTGGCGCCCGGGCAACGACTACCGGTGGGGCCACCGCCCGGCGGGGGACTGGCTGGGAGATGGTCTCGACCAACTCGGCGCCCGGTCGGATGTGCTGATCACCCACTCGTTCGGGGCCAACGCCGCCCTGACCCTGTTGAGTGCGCGTGACCCGCGCCCCGGACCGGCGGTGATCCTCGTCTGTCCGCTCTACCGGCAGCCGCAGCACTCGGTCACCTGGGAGATGTTCGACCAGGCCCGGGCCACCTTCATGCGGCACATCCGCGAGGGTCTGCGGGCCCGGATGGGTGCCCGGGCCGACGCGTTGGACCCGGCGGTGCTGGAGGCGATGGGCGAGGCCGCCATCGACCGGGTCGGCCCCGCTGGGTTTCTCACCGTGTTCCAGCAGTACATCGCCAGCGCCCAGCTGCGATTGAGCAACGTGACGGTACGGACCTTCCTGCTCGCCGGAGCGGCCGACCCGACGCTGTCCCCGGTGGCCGCCCGCGCCCTCGCCGCGGAGGTACCGGGGATGCACCTGCAGGTCGAAGAACAGTTCGACCACTTCTGCCACGTCCGGCAGGCGGGCCGGGTGGCCGACAGCGTGACCGCGTTCGTCGCCGCCAACGGTGCGTTCGAAACGACTGGAAGGGAACCGAGATGA
- a CDS encoding beta-ketoacyl synthase N-terminal-like domain-containing protein → MSQTTFLVTGWSLHLPGVAVGATLAEQIDQPRGDWAWQAAPEPEQASQVLGRKGLLAKEPATRLALCAVHQALGLAPGRRPDRELSVDTAVVVASNLGNVAAVARVAQTVAKEGGGRVSVLDAPNVSSNVIASSVALWFGFGGPNLLVCSGRSAGMDALVTAGLLLRAGRARRVVLVGAEPDDEIAAGLFDHGTSPVPLRRGAACLVLERHRSADAEAAVVLDLVREQRWPHPPRLVVGRRGVVLARQWGEFDGAHDIVAVATAVHLVADEGHQTVGVVGDRDRGALVSVASVRRS, encoded by the coding sequence ATGAGCCAGACGACGTTCTTGGTGACCGGCTGGAGCCTGCACCTGCCCGGAGTCGCGGTGGGTGCGACGCTCGCCGAGCAGATCGATCAGCCTCGGGGGGACTGGGCGTGGCAGGCGGCGCCCGAGCCGGAGCAGGCTTCGCAGGTGCTGGGCCGTAAGGGTTTGCTGGCCAAGGAGCCGGCGACCCGGCTAGCGCTGTGCGCCGTACATCAGGCGCTGGGTCTGGCGCCAGGTCGCCGGCCCGACCGGGAACTCTCCGTGGACACCGCCGTGGTCGTCGCGAGCAACCTCGGTAATGTCGCCGCGGTCGCCCGGGTCGCGCAGACCGTCGCCAAGGAGGGCGGTGGTCGGGTCAGCGTCCTCGACGCGCCGAACGTGTCGAGCAATGTCATCGCCAGCAGCGTTGCGCTGTGGTTCGGTTTCGGTGGTCCGAACCTGCTGGTCTGTTCTGGTCGGTCGGCCGGGATGGACGCCCTCGTCACGGCAGGGCTGCTGCTGCGGGCCGGCCGGGCCCGTCGTGTGGTGCTCGTGGGCGCGGAGCCGGACGACGAGATCGCCGCCGGTCTGTTCGACCACGGCACGTCGCCGGTGCCGCTGCGCCGCGGCGCGGCCTGCCTGGTGCTCGAACGGCACCGGTCGGCCGACGCCGAAGCAGCGGTCGTGCTGGACCTCGTGCGAGAGCAGCGCTGGCCGCACCCGCCGCGGCTGGTGGTGGGCCGTCGGGGTGTGGTGCTGGCCCGCCAGTGGGGCGAGTTCGACGGGGCACATGACATCGTCGCCGTCGCCACCGCCGTACACCTGGTTGCAGACGAGGGCCACCAGACGGTCGGCGTGGTCGGCGACCGGGATCGGGGCGCGCTGGTCAGCGTGGCTTCGGTGCGGAGGTCCTGA
- a CDS encoding beta-ketoacyl synthase N-terminal-like domain-containing protein encodes MTALIAASAIQTCLGDGTATFAGLLDGACGAGPLRLPEADRIGVGYGYHVPDAEPGRPFRASLLLARCVAWAARQAGLDPSRQRVVALVGTGLGELSAVEEFAAGRAQFPVERLHFAGAVGAALAGITDVVTFSNACSAGGHALALAQDLVECGEADAVIVGGADTMTRSMLAMIGRVAPAPTRRVRPFDRARDGVLLGDAGAAVVVVPDGWAGPTLGRLVATGLSCDAFHETAPDVEGISRAMRDAYARGGREPEETDVVVAHGTATALNDPAESEALRKVLLGAGADPLVTAVKGAVGHTSGAAALVNLDVAVRCLAQGLVPPVSGLTDVLPEGEGLRFVRGTPVVAGPDLVQVNAFGFGGVNAVTLVGRA; translated from the coding sequence ATGACGGCCCTGATCGCGGCTAGCGCCATCCAGACCTGCCTGGGCGACGGTACAGCGACCTTCGCCGGTCTCCTCGACGGCGCCTGTGGTGCCGGACCGTTGCGGCTGCCCGAGGCGGATCGCATCGGCGTGGGGTACGGCTACCACGTGCCCGACGCCGAGCCGGGTCGTCCATTCCGGGCGAGCCTGCTGCTTGCGCGGTGCGTGGCATGGGCGGCCCGGCAGGCCGGCCTCGACCCGTCACGGCAGCGGGTCGTCGCGTTGGTTGGTACCGGCCTCGGTGAACTGTCGGCGGTGGAGGAGTTCGCGGCCGGCCGAGCCCAGTTTCCGGTAGAACGGTTGCACTTCGCCGGTGCCGTCGGCGCCGCGCTCGCCGGCATCACAGACGTCGTGACGTTCTCCAACGCGTGCAGCGCGGGCGGGCACGCGTTGGCGTTGGCGCAGGACCTCGTCGAGTGCGGTGAAGCCGACGCGGTCATCGTGGGCGGCGCGGACACGATGACCCGCTCGATGCTGGCGATGATTGGCCGGGTCGCCCCGGCGCCGACCCGCCGGGTCCGCCCGTTCGACCGGGCCCGTGACGGTGTGCTGCTCGGCGACGCCGGGGCGGCCGTGGTCGTGGTGCCCGACGGCTGGGCCGGACCCACCCTCGGCCGGCTGGTCGCCACCGGACTGTCCTGTGACGCCTTCCACGAGACGGCCCCCGACGTCGAGGGCATCAGCCGCGCCATGCGCGATGCGTATGCCCGCGGTGGCCGCGAGCCGGAGGAGACAGACGTGGTGGTGGCTCACGGAACGGCGACTGCGCTGAACGATCCGGCGGAGAGTGAGGCGCTGCGCAAGGTGTTGCTGGGCGCTGGCGCCGACCCACTCGTCACCGCGGTCAAGGGGGCGGTCGGGCATACCTCCGGTGCCGCTGCGCTGGTCAACCTCGACGTGGCGGTGCGCTGCCTGGCGCAGGGCCTGGTGCCGCCAGTTTCCGGGCTCACCGACGTCCTGCCGGAGGGGGAGGGCCTGCGGTTCGTCCGGGGGACCCCGGTCGTGGCCGGACCCGACCTGGTGCAGGTGAACGCGTTCGGGTTCGGCGGGGTCAACGCGGTGACCCTGGTGGGGCGCGCATGA
- a CDS encoding beta-ketoacyl synthase N-terminal-like domain-containing protein, whose product MSPVLVSTYSAVTAAGVGEQALAGWLADRDGANADPGVPVGGLYDDVLPAPTGHALVDFDVRTHIGRKGTSTLDRATALSVVCCQDVLRRAGISIDETNRARVGVALGTSLGSFKSTSDYTRDTLVQERPYLVNPMLFPNTVMNCAAGQVAIKFGLMGVNATVAGGPLAFLNALRYANNVLDRGYNDVMLAGAVEEFTPHRAWASHLTGATGEVTSGEAAALFVLTTEQPPAWARLAPRARILAVATAYGPGGDGGAEQALIGCIDRVLRHAGRVGADVDLVVTGESTDEDRREYGPATRALGVEPRRLLPKRMLGECDAASGAVALAVVLAGGHRSLALLTGRGAGGAVGAALVERMSDDGPDRG is encoded by the coding sequence ATGAGCCCCGTTCTGGTGAGCACCTACAGCGCGGTGACCGCGGCCGGCGTCGGCGAGCAGGCCCTGGCCGGCTGGCTCGCGGACCGCGACGGTGCGAATGCCGATCCGGGCGTCCCGGTCGGTGGCCTCTACGACGACGTGCTGCCGGCGCCAACCGGGCACGCGCTGGTCGACTTCGACGTGCGTACGCATATCGGGCGTAAGGGCACCAGTACCCTCGACCGAGCCACCGCGCTGTCGGTGGTCTGCTGTCAGGACGTGCTGCGCCGGGCAGGGATAAGCATCGACGAGACCAACCGAGCCCGGGTCGGCGTTGCCCTCGGCACCAGCCTCGGCAGTTTCAAGTCGACCAGCGACTACACCCGCGACACCCTGGTGCAGGAGCGGCCGTACCTGGTCAACCCGATGCTGTTCCCGAACACCGTGATGAACTGCGCCGCCGGTCAGGTGGCAATCAAGTTCGGGCTGATGGGCGTCAACGCGACCGTCGCCGGGGGCCCACTTGCCTTCCTCAACGCCCTGCGTTACGCGAACAACGTGCTGGACCGTGGCTACAACGACGTCATGCTCGCCGGCGCCGTCGAGGAGTTCACCCCGCACCGCGCGTGGGCCTCGCACCTGACCGGAGCCACCGGCGAGGTGACCTCGGGCGAGGCCGCCGCACTGTTCGTGCTCACGACCGAACAGCCACCCGCCTGGGCCAGGCTGGCGCCACGGGCGCGGATCCTCGCGGTCGCCACCGCCTACGGTCCCGGCGGTGACGGGGGGGCCGAACAGGCGTTGATCGGGTGCATCGACCGCGTCCTGCGGCACGCAGGCAGAGTCGGCGCGGACGTGGACCTGGTGGTGACCGGCGAGTCCACCGATGAGGACCGGCGTGAGTACGGCCCGGCTACGCGTGCGCTCGGCGTCGAACCCCGGCGGCTGCTGCCGAAGCGGATGCTCGGTGAGTGCGACGCGGCATCCGGTGCCGTGGCGCTCGCCGTAGTGCTGGCCGGCGGACACCGCAGCCTCGCGCTGCTCACCGGTCGCGGTGCCGGCGGAGCCGTCGGTGCGGCGCTAGTGGAAAGGATGTCGGATGACGGCCCTGATCGCGGCTAG
- a CDS encoding beta-ketoacyl-[acyl-carrier-protein] synthase family protein, giving the protein MVRVAVTGLGPVSNIGIGLSTFAEALREGRSGISRIASFDPTGFPHQNAGEVQDFRPTDYVRRIDPYQWGRSSLFAASAARLAADDAGLDIESVAPGRAHSVVGTTSGESQVAEALTAQMVDGGFAAQDPALLGQLPANRLANAVSEELGLTGESLTLATACSASNYAIGYGYDLLVSGEADVVIAGGADSVCRWAHAGFFRLGALTGTACAPFDRDRSGILTGEGGAAIVLETFDHAQARGAPVYAELLGYGLNCDAKHPVSPDAASVAECMRIAHRNAGVKPKDVSYICAHGTGTPANDMVEGQAILDVFGAEPPPVSSIKSMIGHTMGAACGFGAIASVLAIHYGFLPPTINWSTPDPALVGIDPVPNVATSADVRVVQNDGFAFGGNNAIVMFGAVG; this is encoded by the coding sequence GTGGTTCGCGTAGCGGTCACCGGCTTGGGGCCGGTCTCGAATATCGGCATCGGCCTGTCGACGTTCGCCGAGGCTCTGCGGGAGGGCCGGTCGGGCATCTCCCGCATCGCCAGCTTCGACCCGACCGGATTCCCGCACCAGAACGCGGGAGAGGTGCAGGACTTCCGCCCGACCGACTACGTGCGCCGCATTGATCCGTACCAGTGGGGTCGATCCAGTCTGTTCGCGGCGAGCGCGGCTCGCCTGGCCGCCGACGACGCCGGCCTCGACATCGAGTCGGTCGCTCCGGGTCGTGCCCACAGCGTGGTGGGCACGACCAGCGGCGAGTCTCAGGTTGCCGAGGCGCTCACCGCGCAGATGGTGGACGGTGGCTTCGCCGCGCAGGACCCCGCGCTGCTGGGGCAACTGCCGGCGAACCGGCTAGCCAACGCCGTCAGCGAGGAACTCGGCCTCACGGGTGAGTCGCTGACCCTGGCCACCGCTTGCTCGGCCAGCAACTACGCGATTGGCTACGGCTACGATCTGCTGGTCTCCGGCGAGGCGGACGTGGTGATCGCAGGCGGAGCGGACTCGGTGTGTCGGTGGGCGCATGCCGGCTTCTTCCGGCTCGGTGCCCTCACCGGCACCGCCTGCGCCCCCTTTGACCGGGACCGGTCGGGCATCCTCACCGGCGAGGGGGGCGCGGCCATCGTCCTCGAGACGTTCGACCACGCCCAGGCCCGTGGCGCCCCGGTCTACGCCGAGTTGCTGGGCTACGGCCTCAACTGCGACGCCAAGCATCCGGTCTCCCCGGACGCGGCGAGCGTGGCCGAATGCATGCGCATCGCCCACCGAAACGCAGGCGTCAAGCCGAAGGACGTGAGTTACATCTGCGCCCACGGCACCGGCACGCCCGCCAACGACATGGTGGAGGGGCAGGCGATCCTGGACGTCTTCGGTGCCGAGCCCCCGCCGGTCAGCTCGATTAAATCGATGATCGGGCACACCATGGGTGCGGCATGCGGCTTCGGCGCCATCGCCTCCGTTCTCGCGATCCACTACGGGTTCCTGCCGCCGACGATCAACTGGTCCACTCCAGACCCAGCACTGGTCGGTATCGACCCAGTGCCCAACGTGGCCACGTCAGCCGACGTGCGGGTGGTGCAGAACGATGGGTTCGCCTTTGGCGGCAACAACGCCATCGTCATGTTTGGAGCGGTCGGATGA
- a CDS encoding acyl carrier protein yields MDRNEQQLADIREMVAEVLELEPEELTDTGDFMEDYGADSLRAIEILARLDKQFKVEIPQAELPELRNLKAVHAAVLRHSAAKS; encoded by the coding sequence ATGGACAGGAACGAGCAGCAGTTGGCGGACATCCGCGAGATGGTCGCGGAGGTGCTCGAGCTGGAGCCCGAGGAGCTCACCGATACCGGCGACTTCATGGAGGACTACGGCGCCGACTCGCTGCGCGCGATCGAGATCCTCGCCCGGCTCGACAAGCAGTTCAAGGTGGAAATCCCGCAGGCAGAGCTGCCGGAGCTGCGCAATCTCAAGGCTGTGCACGCCGCAGTTCTGCGGCACTCGGCAGCGAAGAGCTGA